A region from the Salifodinibacter halophilus genome encodes:
- a CDS encoding STAS/SEC14 domain-containing protein, with protein MPQHYSLLTVMIRILPFEVDFVLALAIDGPISSDDASSVIDAVEDRLERHNKLGVYVELHSLGGVPVRSMLSDLKRALKHWRQFNRLALVTDNRWLAKGGPLINRLFSNAKFGIYRFDDKADAIAWISEQSSTNE; from the coding sequence TTGCCGCAACATTACAGCTTGCTGACAGTCATGATCAGAATACTGCCTTTTGAAGTCGACTTCGTCCTCGCCCTCGCCATCGACGGGCCAATCAGTTCCGACGACGCCAGCTCGGTGATCGATGCTGTCGAAGATCGACTCGAGCGCCACAACAAACTCGGCGTCTACGTCGAGCTCCACAGCTTAGGCGGCGTGCCCGTCCGCTCGATGTTGAGCGATCTCAAGCGCGCATTGAAACACTGGCGTCAATTCAATCGCCTCGCGCTGGTCACCGACAACCGCTGGCTAGCCAAAGGCGGCCCGCTGATCAATCGCCTTTTTTCCAACGCCAAATTCGGCATCTACCGATTCGACGACAAAGCCGACGCTATTGCGTGGATTAGCGAACAAAGTAGCACCAACGAATAA
- the mfd gene encoding transcription-repair coupling factor: MSAMTDADTVIETASALAPPFARAGDQQRWPNSTSAANALTLARTAERDDALCLAVVADEQQAYRLEDALRFFAADDLAVRHFPDWETLPFDVFSPHADIVSARLALMAELPQATRTIVIVAADTLLQPLPPQRFVDARAISFATGQKLDFHDLRERLAAAGYAGVSEVRTHGEFAVRGAVMDLFPMGADQPYRLDLFDDEIESIRAFDPETQRSTDKIDSVRLLPAREFSLADDAIQYFRSRYRQAFNGDPSKSAIYTDISRGVPPGGIESYLPLFFDETASVVDYLPNSARVFEIGDVDTALAAGWQSVESRYKQRAVNPDRPLLPPSDAFWTPAAIRDALTPRVAARLIGEAHATDTDTAFDTAPVPDLTGANEAETGQSARTFIDNFSGRVLITGDSAGRREALADWFTGLGVTPARVNGWHDFVDGNKRIAVTSAPLEAGFVLAEDGLALIAESQLTGSKPPTKKRRKRPARDPETAIRELSDLAPGAPVVHQDNGVGRYHGLQKLSAGGVENEFATIEYADGDLLYVPVGSLHLVHRFTGGDADTAPLHRLGNDRWAKARKKAAQRARDTAAELLEIQARRAARQGTSLVADPNDHATFVADFPFTETPDQQRAIDDVLSDLAAPTPMDRVVCGDVGFGKTEVALRSAFTAINAGYQVCVLVPTTLLAQQHDQSFSDRFADWPVRIGALSRLRTGKQREQMLAEMANGNLDIVIGTHRLLANDIKFNKLGLLIVDEEHRFGVRHKEQIKNLRAQVDLLTLTATPIPRTLNMSLSGLRDLSIIATPPDTRLAIQTFVSRYDSALITEAVGREMRRGGQIYYVYNQVRDIDRKARELAEIVPEARIRIAHGKMHERELENVMLDFYHRRFDVLLCTTIVESGIDVPSANTIIIDRADNFGLAQLHQLRGRVGRSHHRAYAYLLTPLEGSMTPDAEKRLDALASMGDLGAGFALATHDLEIRGAGELLGEGQSGQIAEVGFDLYRQMLDRATNAYQSGDVPDTDVDALPSATEVELGAAALLPEEYIPDVHMRLVLYKRISSATTADELRALKVELIDRFGLLPEPAETLLAAAALRLSGQELGLKKLEAGPDVGRLHFGAAGRIDPELLISLAQSDPTAYRLEGDARLVFFVDMPDVATRAQTLAVLLEKLGTPTRAPLAELGLANAPQTLAAEAS; the protein is encoded by the coding sequence GTGAGCGCTATGACGGATGCCGATACAGTAATCGAGACTGCCAGTGCGCTCGCGCCACCGTTTGCGCGCGCTGGCGACCAACAACGCTGGCCGAATTCAACCAGCGCTGCCAACGCACTCACTTTGGCCCGCACTGCCGAACGCGACGACGCGCTCTGCCTGGCCGTAGTCGCCGACGAGCAGCAGGCCTACCGGCTGGAAGACGCGCTGCGGTTCTTCGCCGCTGACGACCTCGCGGTACGCCATTTCCCGGACTGGGAAACCCTGCCATTTGATGTGTTCTCGCCGCATGCCGACATCGTCTCGGCGCGACTCGCACTTATGGCCGAATTGCCACAGGCTACGCGCACGATCGTGATCGTCGCCGCCGACACGCTGCTCCAGCCGCTGCCGCCGCAGCGTTTCGTCGACGCCCGCGCGATCTCGTTCGCCACCGGCCAAAAACTAGACTTCCACGATCTCCGCGAACGCCTGGCCGCCGCGGGCTACGCCGGTGTCTCGGAAGTTCGCACGCATGGCGAATTCGCGGTGCGTGGCGCGGTCATGGACCTGTTCCCAATGGGCGCCGATCAGCCCTACCGGCTCGATCTCTTCGACGACGAGATCGAGTCCATCCGCGCGTTCGACCCGGAAACACAGCGCTCGACCGATAAGATCGACTCGGTGCGGCTGCTACCAGCGCGCGAGTTTTCGCTGGCCGACGATGCGATCCAGTATTTCCGCAGCCGCTACCGCCAAGCGTTTAACGGCGACCCGTCGAAAAGTGCGATCTACACCGACATCTCGCGTGGCGTCCCCCCCGGTGGCATCGAATCCTATCTGCCATTGTTCTTCGATGAGACCGCATCGGTGGTCGACTACCTGCCGAATAGCGCACGCGTATTCGAGATCGGCGACGTCGACACCGCGTTGGCCGCCGGTTGGCAAAGCGTGGAGTCGCGTTACAAGCAACGCGCGGTTAATCCGGACCGGCCATTGCTACCCCCCAGCGACGCGTTTTGGACACCGGCCGCGATCCGCGATGCGCTCACACCTCGCGTAGCGGCCCGGCTGATTGGCGAAGCGCATGCCACAGACACGGATACTGCGTTCGATACCGCACCAGTACCGGATTTAACAGGCGCCAACGAAGCTGAAACCGGCCAAAGCGCACGCACCTTCATCGACAATTTCTCCGGCCGCGTACTGATTACCGGTGACTCAGCCGGACGCCGTGAAGCGCTGGCGGACTGGTTTACCGGTCTGGGCGTCACGCCGGCGCGCGTCAACGGTTGGCACGATTTTGTGGACGGTAACAAGCGGATCGCGGTGACATCCGCGCCGCTCGAGGCTGGCTTTGTGCTCGCCGAAGATGGCCTGGCACTCATCGCTGAAAGCCAGCTGACCGGCTCGAAACCGCCAACGAAAAAACGCCGCAAACGCCCGGCGCGCGATCCCGAAACCGCGATCCGCGAACTAAGTGATCTGGCCCCCGGCGCACCGGTTGTCCATCAGGACAACGGCGTTGGTCGCTATCACGGTCTACAAAAACTTTCCGCTGGCGGCGTTGAAAACGAGTTCGCCACCATTGAATACGCCGATGGTGACTTGCTCTATGTCCCGGTCGGCTCACTGCATCTGGTCCATCGATTCACCGGCGGCGACGCCGATACCGCCCCACTCCATCGCTTGGGCAACGACCGCTGGGCCAAGGCACGCAAAAAAGCAGCCCAGCGCGCCCGCGACACAGCGGCCGAACTGCTGGAAATTCAAGCACGGCGCGCGGCACGCCAGGGGACATCGCTGGTCGCGGATCCCAACGATCACGCCACATTTGTCGCCGATTTTCCGTTCACCGAAACGCCCGATCAGCAACGCGCAATCGATGACGTGCTGTCCGATCTCGCCGCACCGACGCCCATGGACCGCGTCGTCTGCGGCGATGTCGGCTTCGGCAAAACCGAGGTCGCGCTGCGTTCAGCGTTCACCGCGATCAATGCCGGCTATCAAGTCTGCGTGCTGGTACCGACAACCCTGCTCGCCCAACAGCATGACCAGAGTTTTTCCGACCGATTCGCCGATTGGCCGGTGCGCATTGGCGCCCTATCGAGGCTGCGCACCGGCAAGCAGCGCGAACAGATGCTTGCCGAGATGGCCAACGGCAACCTCGACATCGTCATCGGCACCCACCGTCTGCTGGCAAACGATATCAAGTTCAATAAGCTGGGCTTACTGATCGTCGACGAAGAGCATCGATTCGGCGTGCGTCACAAAGAGCAGATCAAGAACCTGCGCGCACAGGTCGACCTGCTGACCCTGACCGCGACACCGATCCCGCGCACGCTGAACATGAGCCTCTCCGGCCTCAGGGATCTGTCGATCATCGCCACACCGCCGGATACGCGGCTGGCGATCCAGACATTCGTCTCACGCTACGACAGCGCACTGATCACCGAGGCCGTCGGCCGCGAGATGCGTCGTGGCGGCCAGATCTACTACGTTTATAACCAAGTCCGCGATATCGACCGCAAGGCACGCGAACTTGCCGAAATCGTGCCCGAAGCGCGGATCCGCATCGCCCACGGGAAGATGCACGAGCGCGAGCTTGAAAACGTTATGCTGGATTTCTACCACCGGCGCTTCGACGTGCTTCTATGCACCACCATCGTCGAATCCGGCATCGACGTCCCGTCAGCCAACACCATCATCATCGATCGCGCCGACAACTTCGGCCTGGCTCAGTTGCATCAGCTACGCGGCCGCGTCGGACGGTCGCACCACCGCGCCTATGCTTACCTGCTAACCCCTCTCGAGGGCAGCATGACGCCGGACGCTGAGAAGCGCCTCGACGCCCTGGCTTCGATGGGCGATCTGGGCGCTGGGTTTGCGCTGGCCACCCATGACTTAGAAATCCGCGGTGCTGGCGAACTACTCGGTGAAGGCCAATCCGGGCAGATCGCCGAGGTCGGCTTCGATCTGTATCGCCAGATGCTCGACCGCGCGACCAATGCCTATCAAAGCGGAGACGTGCCGGACACCGACGTCGACGCCTTGCCGTCCGCCACCGAAGTCGAGTTGGGCGCGGCCGCACTGCTACCCGAAGAATACATCCCCGACGTGCACATGCGGCTGGTGCTTTATAAACGCATTAGCAGTGCCACGACCGCCGACGAACTGCGCGCACTGAAAGTCGAGTTGATCGACCGTTTCGGCCTGCTGCCGGAACCGGCCGAGACACTGCTGGCCGCCGCCGCGCTACGACTATCAGGGCAGGAATTAGGCTTGAAAAAACTGGAAGCCGGGCCGGACGTCGGTCGGCTGCATTTCGGCGCAGCCGGACGCATCGATCCAGAATTGCTGATCAGCCTGGCCCAGTCAGACCCCACGGCATATCGCCTGGAAGGCGACGCACGGCTGGTATTTTTTGTCGACATGCCGGATGTCGCCACACGCGCGCAAACGTTGGCCGTGCTGCTGGAAAAACTTGGCACACCAACTCGCGCACCACTGGCTGAACTGGGCCTGGCTAACGCACCACAAACGCTGGCCGCCGAAGCCAGTTAG
- a CDS encoding lipoprotein-releasing ABC transporter permease subunit encodes MFRPLELATGLRYTRARRRRTRFVSFISAISIGGIALAVMLLITVLSVMNGFESELRGKILGMASHVEITSASGPLQNWQKLRDKIDERYPQVTGAAPYIHGQGMVKNGRRIQGVRLRGVVPKRERDVSAVASNMVAGSLDSLQKGSYKMVIGSALAGQLNVGVGDHITLMVPKANVTPAGIVPRFRRFTVSGIFDVGMYQYDSGLIMVAMGDASALYHTGKGASGLRLRLKDMFDAPQVSQTLSSELAYRFRVTNWTQQHQSFFQAISTEKTMMFIILSLIIVVATFNMVSMLVMVVTDKQGDIAILRTLGLKPRSVMAIFMIQGVMLGVAGTIIGVILGVLLSVYMQDIIPALEALLHTRFLSPNVYYISQLKGQVEMAQVIMIAALSLGLSFISTLYPAWRAARVQPAEALRYE; translated from the coding sequence ATGTTTCGACCGCTTGAACTCGCTACCGGCCTGCGCTACACCCGTGCACGTCGGCGGCGAACCCGCTTTGTATCGTTTATCTCGGCAATCTCGATCGGTGGCATCGCGCTCGCGGTGATGCTGCTAATCACGGTGTTGTCTGTCATGAATGGCTTCGAATCGGAGCTCCGCGGCAAAATCCTCGGTATGGCTTCGCATGTCGAGATCACCAGCGCGAGTGGCCCGCTTCAGAACTGGCAGAAACTCCGCGATAAGATCGATGAACGCTATCCGCAGGTAACGGGTGCGGCGCCCTATATACACGGCCAGGGCATGGTGAAAAACGGCCGCCGCATCCAAGGTGTGCGCCTGCGCGGCGTGGTGCCCAAACGCGAGCGCGATGTGTCGGCAGTGGCCAGCAACATGGTTGCCGGCTCGCTGGACTCGTTGCAAAAGGGCAGCTACAAGATGGTCATCGGGAGCGCGCTCGCTGGCCAGCTCAACGTGGGGGTGGGCGACCACATTACGTTGATGGTGCCCAAAGCCAATGTCACGCCCGCCGGTATCGTGCCGCGCTTCCGCCGTTTCACGGTTAGCGGTATTTTCGACGTTGGCATGTATCAGTACGACAGCGGCTTGATCATGGTCGCGATGGGCGATGCCAGCGCGCTGTATCACACCGGCAAGGGTGCGAGCGGTCTGCGGCTACGGCTCAAGGATATGTTCGACGCGCCTCAAGTCAGCCAGACATTATCGAGTGAGCTGGCCTACCGGTTTCGGGTGACGAACTGGACCCAGCAGCACCAGAGCTTTTTCCAGGCCATCAGCACCGAGAAGACGATGATGTTCATCATCCTGAGTCTGATCATCGTCGTGGCGACATTTAATATGGTGTCGATGCTGGTCATGGTCGTCACCGACAAGCAAGGCGACATCGCGATCCTGCGCACGCTGGGGTTAAAGCCACGCTCGGTGATGGCAATCTTCATGATCCAGGGCGTGATGCTCGGTGTCGCCGGCACAATCATCGGCGTAATCCTGGGCGTTTTGTTGTCGGTTTACATGCAGGACATCATCCCCGCGCTTGAAGCATTGCTACACACGCGTTTCCTATCGCCCAACGTCTATTACATCTCCCAGTTGAAAGGGCAGGTCGAAATGGCACAGGTCATCATGATCGCCGCACTTTCTCTCGGGTTGTCGTTTATCTCGACGCTGTATCCAGCCTGGCGTGCGGCACGTGTGCAGCCGGCCGAGGCGCTTCGTTATGAATAG
- a CDS encoding ATP-binding cassette domain-containing protein codes for MNSPASANDEPIIACRGLVKHYDGVDEPLTVLDELDLEVPPGARVAIVGTSGSGKSTLMHLLGGLDTATQGRVEIAGQDIMRLSNAARGKLRNQQLGFIYQFHHLLPEFTAAENVAMPLFVRRNRIAPALTEARAVLQQVGLGHRAEHKPSELSGGERQRAAVARALITRPSAIIADEPTGNLDHRTAEQVFETMLELNASMNTSLILATHDRALARRADAVWSLEDGRLVHADVDELN; via the coding sequence ATGAATAGTCCCGCGTCTGCGAACGACGAGCCGATCATCGCTTGCCGCGGGCTGGTTAAGCATTATGACGGTGTCGATGAGCCGTTAACCGTGCTCGATGAACTCGATCTGGAGGTTCCACCGGGTGCCCGGGTGGCGATCGTGGGCACGTCCGGTTCCGGCAAATCCACGCTCATGCATCTGCTCGGCGGCTTGGATACGGCTACCCAGGGCCGCGTCGAGATCGCGGGGCAGGATATTATGCGGCTATCCAACGCCGCCCGCGGTAAGCTCCGTAATCAACAACTCGGTTTCATCTACCAGTTTCATCATCTGCTCCCCGAGTTCACTGCGGCTGAAAACGTGGCGATGCCGCTTTTCGTACGACGAAATCGCATCGCGCCGGCGCTGACCGAGGCACGTGCAGTACTGCAACAAGTGGGGCTTGGCCATCGCGCCGAGCACAAGCCGTCCGAGTTATCCGGCGGTGAGCGCCAACGGGCGGCTGTAGCGCGCGCGCTGATAACACGGCCGTCGGCGATAATCGCTGACGAACCGACCGGCAATCTGGACCATCGCACGGCGGAGCAGGTCTTCGAGACCATGCTCGAGTTAAACGCTTCGATGAACACCAGCCTAATTCTGGCCACCCACGACCGGGCGCTGGCGCGCCGCGCCGATGCTGTGTGGTCGTTGGAAGACGGTCGCCTTGTCCACGCAGATGTCGACGAACTGAACTGA
- a CDS encoding DNA internalization-related competence protein ComEC/Rec2, translated as MRFEQRLARAVRTLACDPRALAIVVVGVVACVYNWPHALSWWWFVAALFPMLWRWPGRVLWLVAVAAACWATWSIHAHQARLWPTGHTGEIHRVVGYVVGLPEKLPWRTRFRLAGNNGRTMRLSWYQDAPDLKPGDCVDVRAKLKTPHGSANPGLFDYEAWSWRKNIAATGYIKHAFGCDDGAVWTVDRLRARLKDKLIATLGDGPATGLIEALALGARSDITDTQWRVLRRTGTTHLVAISGLHIGLIAGWLYFITRWLVLRLRPGRWAEWAAVATAVAGASGYAALSGFALPTERALVMVAAAMLGALALRSVERSRLLALAAIIVVILWPAAILAPGFWLSFGAVAWLLYLIRPAAGSRWRQALFVQVGVVAGLMPFTLWFFGQASLIAPLVNAVLIPAAAIFVPAVLIACATAWVVPSLGAAILHVVAWVLAQGWVALAWIAGLPGMSTHLAVPGLAALVLALVGLIWLFAPRGMPARWLGVVLLGPTVLGWQPADQRVAPGHFMLSVLDVGQGAANVVRTARHTLIFDAGPAYRSGFNAGQAIVVPYLRYLGINRVDALALSHGDRDHSGGAAAIRTALDVRKRRGAQSQHPCRAGQHWRWDGVTFRFVYPNAREAELAGSDNARSCVLRITSNGGRHVLLTGDLAASQERALIRREPNIIADVLVVAHHGSATSSSDAFLNAVDPRYALISAGWHNRWGFPASVVLHRLRARNVQIANTATAGAITVNVGEHVDVSRWRAVHRRLWQRPRWPVSYNSSH; from the coding sequence ATGCGTTTTGAGCAGCGCCTTGCGCGCGCCGTCCGGACGTTGGCGTGCGATCCACGTGCGTTGGCGATTGTCGTCGTTGGCGTGGTTGCGTGTGTCTATAACTGGCCGCACGCGCTGTCGTGGTGGTGGTTTGTCGCCGCGCTTTTCCCCATGCTTTGGCGATGGCCGGGCCGGGTGCTGTGGTTGGTCGCCGTGGCTGCGGCATGCTGGGCGACCTGGTCGATCCATGCCCATCAAGCACGCCTGTGGCCGACAGGGCATACAGGCGAGATACACCGCGTTGTCGGCTATGTGGTTGGCTTGCCGGAAAAGCTGCCTTGGCGCACGCGCTTTCGACTGGCCGGCAATAACGGCCGCACAATGCGTTTGAGCTGGTACCAGGATGCACCCGATCTGAAACCGGGCGATTGTGTCGATGTGCGAGCCAAGCTCAAAACCCCGCATGGCTCGGCCAATCCCGGTCTGTTCGACTACGAGGCCTGGTCCTGGCGCAAGAACATCGCTGCGACTGGCTATATCAAACATGCCTTCGGCTGTGATGACGGAGCGGTGTGGACGGTTGATCGTTTGCGAGCCCGCCTGAAGGACAAGCTGATTGCCACGCTCGGCGATGGGCCGGCAACCGGTCTCATTGAAGCGCTCGCGCTTGGCGCCCGTAGCGATATAACGGATACCCAATGGCGTGTGCTTCGCCGTACCGGCACGACACATCTGGTGGCGATCTCGGGGCTGCATATCGGCTTGATCGCCGGCTGGCTGTATTTCATCACACGCTGGCTTGTGCTCCGGTTGCGACCAGGGCGGTGGGCCGAATGGGCTGCGGTTGCCACGGCGGTGGCCGGTGCGAGCGGCTACGCCGCGCTTTCTGGCTTCGCTTTGCCGACCGAACGAGCGCTGGTGATGGTCGCCGCGGCAATGCTCGGTGCACTCGCGCTTCGCTCGGTGGAACGCAGTCGCTTGTTGGCTTTGGCAGCGATCATCGTTGTGATTCTCTGGCCCGCCGCGATACTCGCGCCCGGGTTCTGGTTATCGTTTGGGGCGGTCGCCTGGCTGCTGTATTTGATTCGACCCGCAGCTGGCTCGCGTTGGCGCCAAGCGTTATTCGTCCAGGTCGGGGTGGTTGCTGGCCTGATGCCGTTTACACTTTGGTTTTTCGGCCAAGCGTCGCTGATCGCGCCGTTGGTTAACGCGGTATTAATTCCTGCTGCTGCGATCTTTGTGCCTGCAGTTCTAATTGCGTGTGCCACGGCCTGGGTCGTGCCGAGTCTTGGCGCTGCTATTTTGCATGTCGTCGCTTGGGTGTTGGCGCAGGGCTGGGTAGCGCTGGCCTGGATTGCCGGGTTGCCCGGGATGTCTACGCATCTCGCGGTGCCTGGATTGGCAGCGCTGGTGTTAGCACTCGTCGGCCTCATCTGGTTATTCGCGCCGCGCGGTATGCCCGCGCGCTGGCTCGGGGTGGTGTTGCTTGGTCCGACGGTTTTGGGCTGGCAACCCGCCGATCAGCGGGTGGCCCCCGGTCATTTTATGTTGAGCGTGCTCGACGTCGGTCAGGGCGCGGCCAACGTTGTGCGAACTGCTCGACATACACTGATTTTCGATGCCGGGCCGGCGTATCGCAGCGGCTTCAACGCAGGCCAAGCCATTGTGGTGCCGTATCTTCGGTATTTGGGGATTAATCGAGTTGATGCTCTGGCGCTGAGCCATGGTGACCGCGATCACTCGGGCGGCGCGGCTGCAATTCGCACGGCACTGGATGTTCGCAAACGCCGGGGCGCCCAAAGTCAACATCCCTGTCGCGCTGGCCAGCACTGGCGCTGGGACGGGGTCACGTTCCGATTCGTCTATCCGAATGCGCGCGAGGCTGAATTAGCCGGCTCGGATAATGCCCGCTCCTGTGTTCTGCGCATTACCTCGAACGGCGGTCGGCACGTGCTTCTAACCGGGGATCTCGCAGCCTCGCAGGAGCGCGCGTTGATCCGACGCGAGCCCAATATTATTGCCGATGTTCTCGTTGTGGCTCACCATGGCAGCGCGACATCGAGTTCGGATGCTTTTCTGAATGCTGTCGATCCGCGCTACGCGCTGATTTCGGCCGGCTGGCATAACCGCTGGGGATTTCCGGCATCGGTCGTGCTGCATCGGCTTCGAGCTCGAAATGTCCAAATCGCCAATACCGCGACTGCGGGCGCGATCACGGTTAATGTTGGCGAGCACGTCGATGTATCACGCTGGCGTGCCGTGCACCGTCGCCTGTGGCAACGACCACGTTGGCCTGTGTCTTATAATTCATCCCATTAA
- the msbA gene encoding lipid A export permease/ATP-binding protein MsbA: MYHAGVPCTVACGNDHVGLCLIIHPINCWPGPQRRSGFGVHLASNDAADRESTRQLYPRLLSYTWRYRAMLAGAGLAMAVYAGTDTALIYTLKPLLNGGIVDRDPWVIRWLPFAILALFCVRGISGFGGNYGLEVIANRVIFRIRSDLFGHCLVLPSRFLDRQTTGRITAQLTYYTDQLRGAATRAVMYMVQDSLRILGFGALMFWVNWSLTLITLAVAPPIALVLAWVARRFRRYSERIQRAMGDITHLSEQALKSQRVVKIFAGHTAEETAFNEVNEHNRRMANRKAATSAASVPVTQILGAVAVAFVVALAVRDTGGGVMNPGDVATYFGAMLGIMGPLKHLTQVNALLQTGMAAASAIFEFLDRPGESAGGRTRLTRATGHVVYDNVWFRYPETETDVLRGVDLTVAAGQTVAIVGRSGSGKSTLVSLLPRFYDPADGRLTVDGVDTRDLALADLRHQIALVEQEVVLFNDTVAANIAYGALADASRQDVIAAAERARADAFIAELPGGYDAEIGQNGVRLSGGQRQRLAIARAVLKDAPILLLDEATSALDSDSEHAIQAALADLMAERTTIVIAHRLSTITHADQIVVLDDGHVVDTGTHDELLARGGIYKGLYDGQFGRAD, from the coding sequence ATGTATCACGCTGGCGTGCCGTGCACCGTCGCCTGTGGCAACGACCACGTTGGCCTGTGTCTTATAATTCATCCCATTAACTGTTGGCCCGGCCCGCAAAGGCGCTCGGGTTTTGGAGTGCACTTGGCGTCAAACGATGCGGCCGACCGCGAGTCGACACGGCAACTCTATCCGCGACTGCTTAGCTATACCTGGCGTTACCGCGCGATGTTGGCGGGCGCCGGGTTGGCGATGGCGGTTTATGCCGGCACCGATACAGCGCTGATCTACACCCTCAAGCCGCTTCTAAACGGTGGTATTGTTGACCGCGATCCGTGGGTGATTCGATGGTTGCCGTTTGCCATCCTGGCTTTGTTTTGTGTGCGCGGCATCTCGGGCTTCGGCGGCAACTATGGCCTCGAAGTCATCGCCAACCGGGTTATCTTTCGGATCCGTAGCGATTTGTTCGGGCATTGCCTGGTGTTGCCCAGTCGCTTCCTGGACCGTCAGACTACTGGGCGCATTACGGCGCAACTGACGTATTACACGGACCAATTGCGCGGCGCGGCGACCCGCGCGGTCATGTATATGGTTCAGGATTCGCTGCGCATACTGGGCTTTGGCGCGTTGATGTTCTGGGTTAACTGGTCATTGACGCTGATCACACTTGCCGTGGCGCCGCCCATCGCGCTGGTGCTGGCTTGGGTGGCACGCCGGTTCCGACGCTATAGCGAACGCATCCAGCGTGCGATGGGGGATATCACGCACTTGAGTGAGCAAGCACTTAAGTCGCAGCGCGTGGTCAAGATCTTTGCTGGCCATACAGCCGAGGAAACGGCTTTCAACGAGGTCAACGAACATAACCGGCGCATGGCGAATCGTAAGGCCGCGACGAGCGCGGCCAGTGTGCCGGTAACCCAGATATTGGGGGCCGTGGCGGTCGCGTTCGTGGTGGCGTTGGCGGTTCGTGATACCGGCGGCGGGGTCATGAATCCGGGCGATGTCGCGACCTACTTCGGCGCCATGCTGGGTATCATGGGGCCGCTGAAACATCTGACTCAAGTCAACGCGCTGCTTCAAACGGGTATGGCGGCGGCCAGCGCTATATTCGAATTCCTCGACCGGCCCGGCGAGAGTGCGGGCGGTCGCACACGCCTGACCAGGGCGACTGGCCATGTCGTCTACGACAATGTTTGGTTTCGCTACCCCGAAACTGAGACTGACGTTCTTCGTGGTGTGGATCTGACGGTTGCTGCCGGTCAGACCGTGGCAATTGTCGGCCGTTCCGGCAGCGGTAAATCGACGCTGGTGTCGTTGTTGCCGCGTTTTTACGATCCTGCCGATGGTCGGCTTACAGTTGATGGCGTAGATACACGCGATCTCGCATTGGCTGATTTGCGGCATCAAATCGCTTTGGTGGAACAGGAGGTGGTGCTGTTCAACGATACCGTGGCGGCCAATATCGCCTACGGCGCACTTGCGGATGCCAGCCGGCAAGATGTCATTGCAGCAGCCGAGCGTGCGCGGGCTGATGCGTTCATCGCCGAGTTGCCTGGCGGTTATGACGCGGAAATCGGTCAAAACGGCGTCCGGCTGTCGGGCGGCCAGCGTCAGCGTTTGGCGATCGCGCGTGCCGTTCTCAAGGATGCGCCGATTCTACTTCTCGACGAAGCAACCTCGGCGCTCGACAGCGACAGCGAGCATGCAATCCAGGCCGCATTGGCCGATTTGATGGCCGAGCGGACGACGATCGTGATCGCCCATCGGTTGTCGACGATCACCCACGCGGATCAGATTGTGGTGCTCGACGATGGTCATGTGGTTGATACGGGCACGCACGATGAATTGCTCGCGCGTGGCGGTATTTACAAGGGGCTGTATGACGGTCAGTTCGGACGTGCGGACTGA